One genomic segment of Bifidobacterium breve DSM 20213 = JCM 1192 includes these proteins:
- a CDS encoding cation diffusion facilitator family transporter codes for MAHNHAPAPSPSSGVDAAAHQRRLIATLAVTGSVFLIEVISAVLTGSLALLVDAGHMLTDMSVLVASTITAALMRRKPSNTRTWGWARLEVITAAAGAVVLLIVGIYALIEAGMRLFGGSKAEIDDIGLLLFVGILGLAANIISIFILASQRKDNMNMKAAFLEVMNDALGSVAVVASALVMISTGWNGFDAVAGAVIALMMIPRAIKLLSNAVKVLLEETPEGLDLDKVREHLENVPHVVAVHDLHASTVSTGMPILMAHVVVERGLTMEQAAGILTQLQDCLREHFPVSVPHTTFQLEPEGYSSPSSNELHE; via the coding sequence ATGGCTCACAATCATGCACCGGCACCATCACCATCATCCGGCGTCGACGCGGCCGCTCACCAGCGCCGCCTCATCGCCACGCTGGCCGTCACCGGCTCCGTTTTCCTTATCGAAGTAATATCCGCCGTGCTTACCGGATCCCTGGCCCTGCTCGTGGATGCCGGACATATGCTCACCGACATGTCAGTATTGGTTGCCTCGACCATCACCGCGGCACTGATGCGCCGCAAACCAAGCAATACGCGCACCTGGGGCTGGGCACGGCTCGAAGTAATCACTGCGGCCGCCGGCGCTGTTGTGCTGCTCATCGTAGGTATCTACGCACTGATCGAAGCCGGCATGCGTTTGTTCGGTGGATCCAAAGCGGAGATCGACGATATCGGACTGCTGCTGTTCGTCGGTATTCTCGGCCTCGCGGCAAACATCATCTCAATCTTCATACTCGCCTCGCAACGCAAAGACAATATGAATATGAAGGCCGCATTCCTCGAAGTGATGAACGACGCACTCGGATCGGTTGCCGTGGTGGCCTCCGCATTGGTCATGATTTCCACCGGCTGGAACGGCTTCGACGCCGTGGCCGGCGCGGTCATCGCATTGATGATGATTCCCCGTGCCATCAAGTTGCTGTCCAACGCGGTCAAGGTACTGTTGGAAGAAACTCCTGAAGGACTTGACCTCGACAAGGTTCGCGAGCATCTGGAGAACGTTCCCCATGTTGTCGCCGTTCACGATCTGCATGCCAGCACGGTTTCCACCGGCATGCCGATTCTCATGGCGCACGTGGTGGTGGAACGGGGACTCACCATGGAACAGGCAGCGGGCATCCTCACCCAACTTCAGGATTGCCTGCGCGAACACTTCCCCGTCTCAGTCCCCCACACCACGTTCCAACTGGAGCCCGAAGGTTACAGCTCCCCCTCCTCCAACGAACTCCACGAATGA
- a CDS encoding L-lactate dehydrogenase — protein sequence MAETTVKPTKLAVIGAGAVGSTLAFAAAQRGVAREIVLEDIAKERVEAEVLDMQHGSSFYPTVSIAGSDDPEICRDADMVVITAGPRQKPGQSRLELVGATVNILKAIMPNLVKVAPNAIYMLITNPVDIATHVAQKITGLPENQVFGSGTNLDSARLRFLIAQQTGVNVKNVHAYIAGEHGDSEVPLWASATIGGVPMCDWTPLPGHEPLDAAKREEIHQEVKNAAYKIINGKGATNYAIGMSGVDIIEAVMHDTNRILPVSSMLKDFHGISDICMSVPTLLNRQGVNTAINTPVSDKELAALKRSAETLKETAAQFGF from the coding sequence ATGGCGGAAACTACCGTTAAGCCCACGAAGCTTGCTGTTATTGGTGCCGGTGCCGTTGGCTCTACTCTTGCCTTTGCCGCTGCACAGCGTGGCGTCGCTCGCGAGATCGTGCTCGAGGACATCGCCAAGGAGCGCGTGGAGGCCGAGGTGCTCGACATGCAGCACGGCTCCAGCTTCTACCCGACTGTGTCCATCGCCGGTTCCGACGATCCTGAGATCTGCCGCGACGCCGACATGGTCGTCATCACCGCTGGCCCTCGCCAGAAGCCGGGCCAGTCTCGTCTTGAGCTCGTTGGCGCCACTGTCAACATTCTCAAGGCCATTATGCCGAACCTTGTCAAGGTGGCTCCGAACGCTATCTACATGCTCATCACCAACCCGGTCGACATCGCCACCCATGTGGCTCAGAAGATCACCGGTCTGCCTGAGAACCAGGTCTTCGGCTCTGGCACCAACCTGGACTCCGCTCGTCTGCGCTTCCTGATCGCCCAGCAGACCGGCGTCAACGTCAAGAACGTGCACGCCTACATCGCTGGCGAGCACGGCGACTCCGAGGTTCCGCTGTGGGCTTCCGCCACCATCGGTGGCGTCCCCATGTGCGACTGGACCCCGCTGCCCGGTCACGAACCGCTCGATGCTGCCAAGCGCGAGGAGATTCACCAGGAAGTCAAGAACGCTGCCTACAAGATCATCAACGGTAAGGGTGCCACCAACTACGCCATCGGTATGTCCGGCGTTGACATCATCGAGGCCGTCATGCACGACACCAACCGCATCCTGCCTGTGAGCTCCATGCTCAAGGACTTCCACGGCATCTCCGACATCTGCATGTCCGTGCCGACCCTCCTCAACCGTCAGGGCGTCAACACCGCCATCAACACCCCGGTGTCTGACAAGGAGCTCGCCGCTCTGAAGCGCTCCGCCGAGACGCTGAAGGAAACCGCCGCCCAGTTCGGCTTCTGA
- the hflX gene encoding GTPase HflX: MTDNTQYTDLDRSDADEAPSGVLSGQSNVLLDDTQRAAGWHEDSNQEWEEREARNELKHVAGLGELQDVTEVEYRKVRLERVVLVGVWSSAVTTQAKAEESLRELAALAETAGAVVCDGLLQHRSKPDAATYVGSGKAREIADIVAREEADTIVVDDDLAPSQRRALEDAAKVKVVDRTAVILDIFAQHATSREGKAQVELAQLEYMLPRLRGWGGSLSRQAGGRAAGADAGIGSRGPGETKIEMDRRVIRARIARLRRQIREMAPAREIKRGSRRRFGLPTVAVVGYTNAGKSSLTNRLTGSAELVENALFATLDTAVRRAKTHDGRAFAYVDTVGFVRRLPTQLVEAFKSTLEEVGEADVIVHVVDGSHPDPFSQIDAVNDVLADIEGTVSIPRILVFNKADQIDDAKRERLAALQPDAFIVSAYSGKGLDALRDAVEELLPVPHVHINALLPYTAGSLLSRVREYGKVDSVEYRDDGVALEADVDSHLAAQIMEQSIA; encoded by the coding sequence TTGACCGACAACACCCAGTACACCGACCTTGATCGCAGCGACGCTGATGAAGCCCCATCGGGAGTGTTGTCCGGCCAATCCAATGTGCTGCTCGACGATACCCAACGAGCCGCGGGATGGCATGAAGACTCCAACCAGGAATGGGAGGAGCGTGAGGCCCGTAACGAGCTGAAACATGTGGCCGGCTTGGGGGAGCTTCAGGATGTTACTGAGGTCGAATACCGTAAGGTGCGTCTTGAGCGTGTGGTGTTGGTCGGTGTCTGGTCATCGGCGGTGACCACCCAGGCCAAGGCGGAGGAGTCGCTCAGGGAGTTGGCGGCTCTCGCCGAAACGGCAGGTGCCGTGGTGTGCGATGGCTTATTGCAGCATCGGTCCAAGCCGGATGCCGCTACATATGTCGGTTCCGGCAAAGCACGGGAAATCGCGGATATCGTGGCCCGTGAAGAGGCCGATACGATTGTCGTGGATGATGATCTGGCACCGTCTCAACGTCGTGCACTTGAGGATGCCGCCAAAGTCAAAGTGGTGGATCGCACTGCGGTGATTCTCGATATTTTTGCCCAGCATGCCACTTCACGTGAGGGCAAGGCCCAGGTGGAGCTTGCGCAGCTTGAATACATGTTGCCACGACTGCGCGGCTGGGGTGGATCTCTATCCCGTCAGGCCGGTGGTCGTGCGGCTGGTGCGGATGCGGGCATCGGATCGCGTGGTCCTGGCGAGACCAAGATCGAGATGGATCGCCGTGTGATTCGTGCGCGTATCGCCCGCTTGCGTCGGCAGATTCGCGAAATGGCACCGGCGCGCGAGATCAAGCGTGGCTCCCGTAGGAGATTCGGGCTGCCTACCGTGGCTGTGGTGGGGTATACGAATGCAGGTAAATCGTCGTTGACCAACCGGCTGACGGGGTCTGCGGAATTGGTGGAGAACGCGCTGTTCGCCACGCTGGACACGGCGGTGCGCCGTGCCAAAACCCATGACGGGCGTGCATTCGCTTACGTGGATACGGTCGGGTTCGTGCGTCGACTGCCCACGCAGCTGGTCGAGGCATTCAAATCCACACTGGAGGAAGTGGGAGAGGCCGATGTGATTGTGCATGTGGTTGATGGCTCCCACCCGGATCCGTTCTCCCAGATTGATGCGGTGAACGATGTGCTGGCGGATATTGAAGGCACCGTCTCCATCCCCCGTATTCTCGTGTTCAATAAGGCCGATCAGATTGATGACGCCAAGCGAGAACGTCTGGCCGCCTTGCAGCCAGATGCGTTCATCGTGTCGGCATACAGCGGTAAGGGATTGGATGCGTTGCGCGATGCGGTCGAAGAGCTGTTGCCCGTGCCGCATGTGCATATCAATGCGTTGCTGCCGTACACGGCGGGGTCTCTGCTTTCCCGTGTACGTGAATACGGTAAGGTGGATTCCGTGGAATATCGCGATGACGGAGTGGCGCTCGAAGCGGATGTCGATTCGCACTTGGCTGCGCAAATCATGGAGCAATCAATCGCATAA